ATACCACTTGTTGGcactccctcacacacacaacacCCTCTTACTTGTaggtggaagaagaagatgagagaaagaaggacgactcaggaagagcacacgaagtggagctgcttaatctgtgagctgcagctgctctctccttttatagacacaagtagTCAAGGTGAGCATTTACAAGGTAATGCGCTATAGTGTTATGCAGCCTCTACCACTACTAGCTACTGCTACTACTGCTACCATGCTGCCAACTGCAGCTGCTACTATACACAATAGTGTTTGCCGCCCAACATTGAAGAGGCAGCCTTGACTGAGCAAGAGCAAGAGCCCCTACCAGCGTAGAACCTAGACAAGCTAGAGCATGGGTATTTATCTAACACCGCTGTGCCACGCGCCCAAGATAGCGACCAACGACCCCCAATGGAGAAGCGTTGACCGGAGACATCGAGCTCGGGGAAGTGATAGATTGGGTCGGCGACGCTCGATCAGCGCCTAGAGACGCCAGATCGAGGCCCGACAGCGCTCGATCTATGCCTGGATATGCCAGATCAAGGCCCGACAGCGCTCGATCTGTGCCCAGGGTTGATGAATCGATGTCCAACAACTGCAGAAGGTGGAGCTGCGGAGGAGAGCGCCGGTGGAGCGCCGGCAGCCAGACAGGTGGAGGTAGATGGGCGGTGACTACGAGAAAAAAAATGGGTTTGGTGCTCAAGTTGCTGCCCTGGGAGCGGAAGACGGCGACGGAGGCGACCAGTTACGATCAAACCTTCTGCTGTGATAAAATGTTAGAATGAGAGGGAAGGAGGAAGATGGCTGAATGAATATCACTATTGAACATCACCAAACCATAGACTAGAGTACAATGACAATAATACCCTTAACAGTACAATCAACACCACATGAGTAACAATAGAAAGCAAATTTACTTACCATCATCAGGTTTCTTCACAAAGTCAACACCAAGACGTTCAAAGCGCTCACATGCCTTGTAGACATCATCCACGGTTACTCCTATATGACCTGAATGaacaaaaacaaacaaagaagtGATACGGCAGCTACGAGATTCATAATTATTATTATTGCCTAAACTATGTTCAATGATTTAAAAGATGGCAACAATCATTTCAATAGCATATCAATCTTCAAAGCACATACCAAAACCACGAGGGTCTGAATTCCCATTATGGTAACCTTTGAATTCAGGGTCACTTTCTGTGCCCCAGTTGCTGCAGTAttaccaagagtaacaaacttgctGGTGAGCGTTCAAGCTATTTTGGAAAATGAACAACATATCCACAAAGGTGCAGGGTATCAAGACGCACTGGGTGAGTTCGAGGGTAGCTTTTTGCCTGAAAGTCCATTCAGTCCGCTTGATATGATCAGCAGGGGCTGAAGCCACATCCTAAAAGCACAAAGCAGAGTCAATTGACATAAGAACTTATGAAGCAATATCATATAAATTATATTTGAAGGCAATGCATGGTTCCACTAGATCATAAAATTTTTTACCTCATAACCGAGAAAATACAAGCTGAACTTCAACTCTTCAAAATCTAATCTTTTCAGCAACCTAGCAGAAGAAAAAGGTAGTAAAAATCATAAGATAATATATGCACATACAAATTACCTAAAAATCcttttgatccaaaacacaaaacAATGACCAAACTAATTGTTTCGGTAGTAGGAGCAATGGTATCAAGAGGAATCTAGAGCCACAAAACATATATTCTCAAATTTGTTTAGTATCAAAAGCAGTGGTACTAGTACAGTTTAATTGCCTTACTACTAACTGCACACAAATGTACTGCTTGCAGCTGTTTACAGTGTTGAATGTAATTATGTATAGTTACTGTAGGTTTCTCTCGCAGATCTTTATCTCTCAATGAACTTTTCTAATTATTTTCCATTAGTCAAAACATAAATGCAAAAACACATCTGACTCTGAGGCACACAATTGTCCATTAATCTCAGGGCCCATCCAGAAAGTGAATGCTCTAGAAATGTTTGGGATttagttcaaattcaaataaaatatgttttAAATGTATAATGATCCCAATCCAAACTGACTTTATGGCTTTTTTTGGGTTTATTGATGCATAATGGATTTGATCTAATTTCCTTTGTTAAGGATATTAACTCATTATTCTGTCCAACACAAGGGCATTGGTCCTAACTCTAACCCCTATGAATCAAACTTTTAACGGTAAAACATGAATATCAATCAAGACAGCTCAAGTTTGCATGTTTCTTGTCTAGGATTGAAATCAAGATACAGAACTAGTTAAACAAGCCATTCGAGAAAAGAATTGACTCATGCAATGTACTGGTGTCCAATTATCCAATATAAAATACTATACTATTGTCAATTAATGTAGTAGAAAATCTTGCATAACCAGATAAAGGCAATAGCCACTACACCCTCCAAGAGTAGGTTGTATTTGCAGGGAAGGGGAAAAACTAGAAATCAAATTCTGATACTGGGGTCTGCCCTGTCTGTACGATTCTCAGAATACAAAGCCACCATTGTAGATTTTGAGAGATGTTCTAAGATTTTGATTCAAGATAATAGTGATAGAGCTCCCACAATGGCAAGTTGGCAACTACAAGAGCACTACTCAAATGCCCAAAGGTCCAACTCCAACTACACTGCTCAAACTAGGTTCATGACATCACGTCAACATTTGgacttcagtttttttttcgcCTGTGATTTCACAGAACACAACATCAAATTGTTTGATACTATCATACAGAAACAGAACTAATGACAATGATTGTAGCAGTATATCCATGTACATTCATCATCAGTGCAACAGGCAGCCTTGAAGGTTGTTTTAGTGCATACTAAGAGCAAGTTCTCAAGGCCAGACGTAGAACTGAATTCTGTACCTGTGAATGGGTGTTTGATATTTGTTCACTATTGTTTATGTTCAGGCTTCAAATACTTTATTAAAGACTCCAACGTTATCCAACCACCATGTGATATTTTACTTGAACTTCAAACAGTGCAGCTACAAGCAAAGTTTACATAGTCCTTCCATTGCTATCCTGTCACTATGAGTGGCAAGAATCAGCTACACATGTTCCCATTAATGTTTACATAACACCATTGATGAAATTACTTTCTTTGTGTTGGCAACTACAACTGCTAGCATCATCTATCTACGAGGATATAACTTATTGACTTGAATCATTATCTAGGCTAACACTACGAAAAGTAAAAAGTGATTACAAATGTATATACAATTCGTATACTTCAGAATCCATAACTTCACTATCTGTTCTGCTTAAATATATTGCCAAGTGGTACTTCAATTGTTTTAGAATTGCCTATATTGTCACGTGGTACTTCAGCAGATTTAGAATTGCCATTGGCATTCTAAACATGTGAGAGCTCATTTCTCCTTTAGGCTGGAATTAACCCTCAAGTATAGATTGACAATGTTTCTAAGAGCAAATATGGCTCGGGAAATAATAGATTGATTATGGAGAGGCAATGATGATGTGAGGTCCTAGGGCTTGGTTTATAGAATCAAAAACAATCTGAGGAGATCCTTTCCTAATCCACCATCCATCTATCCCCTGCCAGGGAGGCCGGCGCAGCTACAGCCCACGGCCAGAGGCTGGCCCAATACATACACGCTAACAGTTTCCAATCCCCATTATCACTACCAAAACAAAAACTCTGATACTTTAGTTTTCCTTCCCAAACATCCATCCATATATATCTAAAGAACACCAAGAACAGAAATGAGCTATGCAGGCTTTCATCTGCCATGCATGGGTACATTATCTGCAGGAAGAGAAAGACAGAGAACTCACGACATGCCCATCACACGGGAGTAGAAGTCAAGGCTCACTTTTGGGTCCTTCACACGTAACATCTGGAAAAAAAGCAACGTAAATTTTCAAAATCCATATAACAACAGAAACATTCATGATAACAACCTTGTCTACCAATGTCTAATTGCAAAAACACTCTGATATCAGTATAGCATGTGAAATCTGAAATAACTCTATATGGTCATTCAGTTGCAAAGCATTCCAAACACCCTAATAGCAACACAAGCACATTAAACATTTTGGATCCAATTCTGTCATTTAAAAAATGGAACGTGCTCAGGGGATCTGATGCACAATTGATAGCTGCAAATCGTTGTCAGATGATCTATCTTGTTAAATCCAACAGATTTTTTCCCCTGCATTCCACGCAGCACATAAGCAGCAGTAAGTTGTTTGGGTATTGGGGAAATAAGCAAGGCCGACAGTACAGTGCTACTCGAATAGTCAACAAAAATCATCAAAGCTCCCAATTTCATTGCATGTTCATCCCGGGCCCCCTGAATTATTATACCCTGAGTCCCTGACCCTGCTAGAATAACTACCATTCGGATCACCCCAACTTCACCAAGTGCGCGACCATATGTCAAATTCACGCGTCTAGAACCAAAAGGGGAAGCCCGAGCAGGATAGCATAGACAGGTGCTTGAATGTTGATGAACACCTGGGTGAAATAGACAGACAGGAAGTAAAGCTCGGGTTACCGTCTGCTGCAGGAAGTAGCCCTTGGTGGCGGGGTCGATCTCGGTGTGGAGACCGGGGTTATTACCCGGCGCCTCCTTCGGCCCCGACGGCGTCGACATGGCGGCGGGCGAGAACCGGCGAACCCTGTCGAACCTCTGCGAAACCAAGAAAGGAAAGAGGAATTGTGAGTAAAACCCGCGTGAGGACTCGAGAATCATCAGTCGAGAGCTTCCGGCATGGCATCCGGGACCTTGAAGCGCGCGGAGTGGGAgaggtgcggcgcggcggggtggcggcgcggataggagcaggcggcggacaggatcgaggcggcggccatggccagtAGCGTCAGGGTTTATATTTTATAGGATAATAAGgagaaaatgtttttttttagattaaggagaAAATGTTAGGAGCCTGGGTGTACGGCTTCTGGGTTCTTCCGTCGGACTCGTTGGGTTTCTGGGCTTGCGGGTACTCCTACCTGGCTACACCTGTTCTAATAACGTATCTTGTGTTCCTACTTCCTccatccaaaaaaaatatataaatttcgTGTTTTTCAAGGAatcaaacaatttcaaattaaataaatttatacaaaatttcaagtttaaacaatttaaattattcttcaagttcaattatcatacGAGGTCCAGACCGTTCTTAACCGTAAACacgactgatatatcagttttacactctgcagaggctGTACATTTTCACCATaagtcgcgtaaaagttcagaagaactttgaacccaacaaTTTCACCAtacgaggtgtgattgcatagagACGCTACGAGACCTTTATAACGATTTTCTAGTAAGAAGTAGTCCGCTAAGGTTTTCGGAGTAGTACTAGAGCATAAACCTCTCTAATGGGCATAATGTCTTAGCAAAGCTCACCTCCCAAGAGGACTGGGTTATAACCCATCTACCGCCACCTCTCTTGCCTTTTTGGTAAGACCGCTGCaaactagagtctctaattaattagtCAAGATCAAAGCCATATGGTTCTTGTGATTGTACTGTTTTTCTGGTGGTTCTCCATATTCCAATTAAATGAAGTGATTTTATAATTATTCAGGTATATCGACATAAATAAAGCATGTTTAACA
This sequence is a window from Panicum virgatum strain AP13 chromosome 7K, P.virgatum_v5, whole genome shotgun sequence. Protein-coding genes within it:
- the LOC120639678 gene encoding lactoylglutathione lyase-like; amino-acid sequence: MAAASILSAACSYPRRHPAAPHLSHSARFKRFDRVRRFSPAAMSTPSGPKEAPGNNPGLHTEIDPATKGYFLQQTMLRVKDPKVSLDFYSRVMGMSLLKRLDFEELKFSLYFLGYEDVASAPADHIKRTEWTFRQKATLELTHNWGTESDPEFKGYHNGNSDPRGFGHIGVTVDDVYKACERFERLGVDFVKKPDDGKIKGIAFIKDPDGYWIEIFYHTIGMVTASVS